One window from the genome of Eublepharis macularius isolate TG4126 chromosome 15, MPM_Emac_v1.0, whole genome shotgun sequence encodes:
- the LOC129342945 gene encoding free fatty acid receptor 1-like has product MGAWEVISLVVYGAIILLGLPSNALALYVFYCRAKAHLTPNLIYMINLCLSDLVFILFLPLKMLEMGPVEWPMPSFVCPLYNLIHFGTIYTSACFLTAVGVGRYLGAVYPIHYQVYKKPCYSCLISLGIWCLVGSHGLLIFALETARDANSTLFAGNDTSCYSEFSPDQMVFLAPVRLELSLVLFFLPLAITCFCYISCIRVLVGSHLHERKKRRAVRVAVATLMVFIFCFGPYNISHVAGFILRMDLWWRTVALLPSACNAFLDPLIFYFLSSAVDDGVTQVWLSLRQKYSSIRLKIALAHGKGKSHQEPSGVA; this is encoded by the coding sequence ATGGGAGCCTGGGAAGTCATCTCTTTGGTTGTCTATGGGGCCATTATACTGCTAGGGCTGCCTTCCAATGCCCTGGCCCTCTATGTCTTCTATTGCCGTGCCAAGGCTCACCTGACGCCCAACCTCATCTACATGATTAATCTCTGCCTCTCCGACTTGGTCTTCATTCTCTTCTTGCCACTCAAGATGCTGGAGATGGGGCCGGTGGAGTGGCCCATGCCGAGCTTCGTCTGTCCTCTTTACAACCTCATCCACTTTGGCACTATCTACACCAGCGCCTGCTTTCTGACTGCTGTCGGAGTGGGGCGTTACCTGGGTGCCGTTTATCCCATCCACTACCAGGTTTACAAGAAACCTTGCTATTCATGCCTGATCTCGTTGGGCATATGGTGCCTGGTTGGATCTCATGGGCTTCTCATCTTTGCCCTCGAAACCGCCAGAGATGCCAACTCCACCCTCTTCGCAGGCAACGACACCTCGTGCTACAGTGAATTCAGCCCAGACCAGATGGTTTTTTTGGCACCGGTGCGGCTGGAGCTGTCCTTGGTCCTTTTCTTCCTGCCTTTGGCAATCACGTGTTTCTGCTATATTAGCTGCATCCGTGTCCTGGTTGGTTCTCATCTTCATGAACGGAAGAAGCGCCGTGCAGTGAGGGTGGCAGTGGCCACTCTCATGGTATTCATCTTCTGTTTTGGCCCTTACAACATATCCCACGTAGCAGGCTTCATCCTGAGGATGGACTTGTGGTGGCGCACTGTGGCTTTGCTCCCCAGTGCCTGCAATGCTTTTCTGGATCCCCTCATCTTCTATTTCCTCTCCTCTGCGGTGGATGACGGGGTCACTCAAGTGTGGCTTTCCTTGAGACAGAAATACAGCTCCATTCGGCTAAAGATTGCCTTAGCCCACGGCAAAGGAAAGAGTCACCAGGAACCATCTGGTGTTGCCTGA
- the LOC129342946 gene encoding free fatty acid receptor 2-like produces MTGLKIFDLVVCLFVFLAGLPSNLLAFYTFLLKMPKKATPIDILLLNLTVSDILLLLFLPFKMMEVTPSKNWTNPLLCLLTDYFIYGSTYISILFLTTISMDRYLAVAHPIKYKLYRRPIYAVVVTIIIWLLVCSHYGIIYIAKYQIPSNTSHCYDNFSPDVIFPVRLEICLIFFCLPFIITIFCYVKVIQILNSLPNIQACKKQRAVGLAVATLLSFVICFGPFNISHVVGFIQKQSPPWRVESFLLSTLNTVVDPVIFFFSSKAIRQSFTGCWRGMFLKLQTLVPWCSWPCCSGPTDNDKKAGAGRYSSSYIHGEYQVDVVQTELQTTSALHRGS; encoded by the coding sequence ATGACGGGCCTGAAGATTTTTGAccttgttgtctgcctctttgtgTTCCTGGCTGGACTCCCTTCCAACCTCCTGGCCTTCtacacgttcctgctgaaaatgcCCAAGAAGGCAACCCCCATTGATATTCTCTTGCTCAACTTGACTGTTTCCGATattctccttctcctttttctacCCTTTAAGATGATGGAGGTCACTCCTTCCAAGAACTGGACTAATCCTCTCCTCTGCCTTCTCACTGACTACTTTATCTATGGAAGCACGTACATTAGTATCCTTTTCCTCACAACCATTAGCATGGACCGCTATCTAGCTGTTGCACATCCCATCAAGTACAAGCTGTATCGCCGCCCCATCTATGCAGTTGTggtcaccatcatcatctggttGCTGGTCTGCTCCCACTACGGCATCATCTACATTGCCAAATACCAAATTCCATCGAATACTTCCCATTGctatgacaatttctcccctgaTGTCATTTTCCCTGTCCGGCTGGAGATCTGTCTCATCTTCTTCTGCCTCCCTTTCATCATAACCATTTTCTGCTATGTGAAAGTTATCCAGATCCTcaactccctgcccaacattCAAGCCTGCAAGAAGCAACGAGCTGTGGGTTTGGCCGTGGCCACTTTGCTCAGTTTTGTTATCTGCTTTGGCCCCTTTAACATCTCCCATGTTGTGGGCTTCATTCAAAAACAGAGCCCACCGTGGAGAGTAGAAAGTTTCCTCCTTAGCACCCTCAATACTGTTGTCGATCCTGTaatcttcttcttctcctccaaGGCCATCCGACAATCCTTTACTGGCTGTTGGAGAGGCATGTTCCTCAAACTCCAGACTTTGGTACCCTGGTGCTCCTGGCCCTGCTGCTCCGGTCCTACAGACAATGATAAAAAAGCAGGAGCTGGTCGGTACTCTAGTTCATATATCCATGGTGAATACCAAGTAGATGTTGTTCAGACAGAGCTCCAGACAACAAGCGCACTGCACCGAGGATCATAA